In one Gammaproteobacteria bacterium genomic region, the following are encoded:
- the murC gene encoding UDP-N-acetylmuramate--L-alanine ligase gives MSGGFAEANVAKMGTVQRIHFVGIGGVGMSGIAEVLLNLGYEVSGSDMKQSAAVKRLTDLGARVAVGHTAENIDGSDVVVVSTAIDTENPEVQAARDQRVPIIRRAEMLAELMRFRFGIAIAGTHGKTTTTSLVSSVLAGAGLDPTFVIGGKLNSAGSHAKLGAGKYIVAEADESDASFLYLQPMIAVVTNVDADHMQTYGGDFARLKQAFLEFLHHVPFYGLVVACVDDPVVRELLPEISKPVVTYGFSEDADIRAQQWQCRDVQCEFKACMPDGEAIDVKLNMPGQHNVLNALAAIAVAKELGVSSQDIAKVMAEFQGIGRRFQVYGDVATKAGSIVLVDDYGHHPREVAATIQAARDSWPQRRLVLVFQPHRFSRTRDLFEDFTEALSKVDVLLVTEVFAAGEDVISGADGRTLCRSIRSRGQVEPIFVEDVENVPDALNDVLNEGDVLLTCGAGSIGALAAKLPEKLRKSDT, from the coding sequence ATGAGTGGTGGCTTTGCCGAAGCTAATGTGGCCAAGATGGGAACGGTGCAGCGAATACACTTTGTGGGTATCGGCGGCGTGGGTATGAGTGGAATCGCTGAGGTGTTGTTGAATTTGGGTTATGAAGTCAGTGGTTCGGATATGAAACAGAGCGCCGCAGTGAAACGATTGACTGACTTGGGAGCCCGAGTAGCGGTGGGACATACCGCAGAAAATATTGACGGGAGTGATGTGGTAGTTGTGTCTACAGCCATTGATACAGAAAACCCGGAAGTACAGGCGGCTCGCGACCAGCGTGTGCCCATAATTCGCCGAGCGGAAATGCTGGCGGAGTTGATGCGGTTTCGGTTTGGAATTGCCATTGCCGGCACCCATGGCAAGACAACGACTACCAGTTTGGTATCCAGTGTGTTGGCCGGAGCTGGCTTGGACCCGACATTCGTTATCGGGGGTAAGCTCAACAGTGCGGGTTCTCATGCGAAACTGGGCGCAGGAAAGTATATTGTGGCTGAGGCAGATGAAAGTGATGCCTCGTTTTTGTATTTGCAGCCTATGATTGCGGTTGTTACCAATGTTGACGCGGATCATATGCAAACCTACGGCGGTGATTTCGCTCGGTTGAAACAGGCGTTTTTAGAATTCTTACATCATGTTCCTTTTTACGGTTTAGTGGTGGCCTGCGTGGACGATCCGGTGGTTCGGGAGCTTTTGCCGGAGATTAGCAAACCGGTGGTGACCTACGGATTTTCTGAAGACGCAGATATACGGGCGCAACAATGGCAATGCCGGGATGTGCAATGTGAATTTAAGGCATGTATGCCGGATGGTGAGGCTATCGATGTGAAATTGAATATGCCGGGTCAACACAATGTATTGAATGCCTTAGCTGCCATCGCTGTGGCTAAGGAACTGGGGGTTAGCTCCCAGGATATTGCCAAGGTGATGGCGGAGTTTCAAGGCATAGGACGTCGATTCCAAGTGTATGGGGATGTTGCGACTAAAGCCGGCTCCATTGTGTTGGTGGATGATTATGGCCATCACCCGCGAGAAGTGGCGGCAACGATTCAAGCGGCCAGGGATTCCTGGCCGCAACGCCGCTTGGTGCTGGTGTTTCAACCGCATCGATTCAGTCGTACTCGGGACTTGTTTGAAGACTTTACTGAAGCATTGTCCAAAGTTGATGTGTTGTTGGTTACTGAAGTTTTTGCCGCCGGTGAGGATGTGATCAGCGGCGCGGATGGCCGGACCTTATGTCGTTCAATTCGTTCCAGGGGTCAGGTGGAACCCATTTTTGTGGAAGATGTGGAAAATGTGCCTGACGCATTAAACGATGTGCTAAACGAAGGGGATGTATTGCTGACTTGCGGTGCCGGTAGTATTGGTGCTCTGGCGGCAAAGCTTCCAGAAAAATTGAGGAAAAGTGATACATGA
- the murG gene encoding undecaprenyldiphospho-muramoylpentapeptide beta-N-acetylglucosaminyltransferase has translation MSEANHKQTILLMAGGTGGHVFPALAVADELRSRGIAVAWLGTRRGLEAEVVPKAGIEISFLNVSGLRGNGLLGWLQAPVKLLLALIQGISVMRRVKPVAVLGMGGFVTGPGGVAAWCTRTPLVIHEQNAVAGLTNKLLVPFARRVLEAFPGTFASGKAIHTGNPVRADIGKTQGKEADGQHGNYHLLVVGGSLGAKALNDVVPATLAQFKPDQRPQVWHQTGKKLIEDARQAYAQHNVTARVEPFIDDMAQAYAWADAVLCRAGALTVAELALAGLPSVLVPYPFAVDDHQTSNAHYLVDRGAALMVQQKDLTQTKLHELLMQFADKQKLASMAKAARACALPQATVKVADLCLEVARG, from the coding sequence GTGTCAGAGGCGAATCACAAGCAAACCATTCTGCTTATGGCTGGCGGTACCGGCGGGCATGTGTTTCCTGCCCTGGCTGTTGCTGATGAGTTGCGCTCCCGTGGAATTGCTGTGGCTTGGCTGGGTACGCGCAGAGGTTTGGAGGCGGAGGTGGTGCCTAAAGCAGGTATTGAGATTTCTTTCCTTAACGTTTCCGGTCTGCGGGGCAATGGCTTGTTAGGGTGGCTACAGGCACCGGTGAAGCTACTGTTGGCTTTGATTCAGGGTATCAGTGTTATGCGCCGGGTAAAGCCCGTTGCTGTATTGGGGATGGGAGGATTCGTTACCGGTCCAGGCGGTGTGGCAGCTTGGTGTACCCGTACGCCTTTAGTGATTCATGAGCAAAATGCAGTGGCAGGTTTGACCAACAAATTGCTGGTACCGTTTGCGCGACGGGTTTTAGAAGCGTTTCCCGGAACTTTTGCAAGCGGAAAAGCGATACACACCGGCAATCCGGTGCGCGCCGATATTGGAAAAACTCAGGGTAAGGAGGCCGACGGGCAGCACGGTAATTATCATCTGCTGGTTGTCGGCGGTAGCCTGGGGGCCAAAGCCTTGAACGACGTGGTTCCTGCAACCTTGGCCCAATTTAAACCGGATCAGCGTCCTCAAGTTTGGCATCAGACCGGAAAAAAATTGATAGAGGATGCCAGGCAGGCATACGCCCAACACAATGTTACTGCTCGAGTTGAACCTTTTATTGATGACATGGCGCAAGCTTACGCGTGGGCAGATGCGGTGTTATGCAGGGCCGGAGCCCTGACGGTGGCGGAATTGGCTTTGGCGGGGTTGCCGTCGGTTTTGGTACCGTATCCATTTGCCGTGGATGACCATCAAACCAGTAATGCCCATTATCTGGTGGATCGAGGAGCGGCGCTCATGGTGCAACAAAAGGATCTGACGCAAACAAAGTTACACGAGTTGTTAATGCAATTTGCCGATAAGCAAAAATTGGCATCCATGGCTAAAGCCGCCAGGGCTTGTGCCTTACCACAGGCTACTGTCAAAGTTGCAGATCTTTGTTTGGAGGTAGCCCGTGGTTAA
- the ftsW gene encoding putative lipid II flippase FtsW, with protein MSVDHWLAGATLVLLILGLVMVGSASVSLSEKQMGEPFYFFWRQSAYVCAGLILAWLVFHVPIAVWEKINPALLMLGSVLLILVLVLGREINGSTRWISLGPVNLQPSELMKLFVVMFLAGYLERRGEEVRTSVKGFLKPMMLLSLIAILLLLEPDFGAAFVIAITALGMMFIGGVRLRQFAALLLMLGAAFSVVAYSAPYRVERLTCFLNPWADPFNCGFQLTQSLIAFGRGEWLGVGLGGSIQKLFYLPEAHTDFLFAVLAEELGLVGGLVVIVLFGVISFRALYIGRVAFAAGNIYAGFLAFGLGLLIGFQALINIGVNMGLLPTKGLTLPLMSYGGSSIVVTCMSCAILLRILAENNQYAGSSNGGGAHSGRRSAHSGRGSAHSGRGSAHNGGRR; from the coding sequence TTGTCTGTGGATCATTGGTTGGCAGGCGCGACCTTGGTGTTGTTGATTTTGGGTTTGGTTATGGTGGGTTCTGCCTCTGTATCATTGTCGGAAAAGCAAATGGGTGAACCGTTCTATTTTTTTTGGCGGCAAAGCGCCTATGTGTGTGCAGGTTTGATTTTGGCCTGGTTGGTGTTTCATGTGCCTATTGCTGTATGGGAAAAAATCAACCCGGCCTTGCTGATGTTGGGTTCTGTTTTATTAATACTGGTGCTGGTCTTGGGTCGAGAAATCAATGGTAGTACACGTTGGATTTCCCTGGGGCCGGTGAATCTACAGCCGTCGGAATTAATGAAATTGTTTGTGGTGATGTTTTTGGCGGGATATCTGGAGCGTCGTGGTGAAGAGGTGCGTACATCCGTGAAGGGGTTTTTGAAGCCCATGATGTTATTGTCTCTTATTGCGATCCTGTTGTTATTGGAACCGGATTTTGGGGCGGCATTTGTTATTGCCATAACCGCATTGGGGATGATGTTTATTGGTGGTGTACGTCTGCGCCAATTCGCTGCTTTGTTACTCATGTTAGGAGCCGCTTTTTCCGTTGTGGCCTATTCGGCGCCTTATCGGGTGGAACGGTTGACTTGTTTTCTTAATCCATGGGCTGATCCGTTTAACTGCGGGTTTCAGTTGACCCAATCGCTAATAGCTTTTGGCAGAGGTGAATGGTTAGGAGTGGGTTTGGGCGGTAGCATTCAAAAGCTATTCTATTTGCCCGAAGCGCATACGGACTTTTTATTTGCTGTATTGGCCGAAGAGTTGGGTTTGGTGGGTGGTTTGGTCGTCATCGTATTATTTGGCGTGATCAGTTTTCGTGCATTATACATAGGGCGTGTGGCTTTTGCTGCGGGTAATATCTATGCCGGATTTTTGGCTTTCGGTTTGGGATTGCTGATTGGATTTCAGGCCTTGATTAATATTGGTGTGAACATGGGGCTCTTGCCGACCAAAGGTCTTACCTTACCGCTGATGAGTTACGGCGGCAGTAGTATTGTGGTGACCTGTATGTCCTGCGCCATTTTGTTAAGAATACTGGCAGAAAACAACCAATATGCGGGCAGCAGCAATGGTGGAGGTGCCCACAGCGGACGAAGAAGTGCCCACAGCGGGCGGGGAAGTGCCCACAGCGGGCGCGGAAGTGCCCACAATGGAGGGAGGCGGTAG
- the murD gene encoding UDP-N-acetylmuramoyl-L-alanine--D-glutamate ligase — protein MQAAEQKTVIVGLGKTGLSCARYLHRNGQPFSVVDSRSSPPGVAQLTEEQPGVQMHLGAFDELCFEHASQLIVSPGVSIKTPAIVAAQADGAEIIGDIELFARHVNCPVVAVTGSNGKSTVTALLGEMAIAAGLNAKVGGNIGVPALDLLESPDTGKVVDVYVLELSSFQLETTQSLNAVAAVVLNLSADHMDRYVDLSDYAAAKQRIYRGDGVMVVNADDAAVMAMMQSIREKQPQRQFRCFSLNTPSQSPQQHHYGILEQDGEFYLARGKERLLPVSRMRMQGKHNWANALAALALGEVMGLSMAVMLEQLTQFAGLPHRTQWVREINGVNFYNDSKGTNVGATISAIMGMSGGKVLIAGGQGKGADFSSLKDVVRQNEVNAVVLLGCDAPLIEAALSGVVPVRHAGSMEQAVALAYAEARPGDTVLLSPACASFDMFNGFEDRGNAFVTAVETLS, from the coding sequence ATGCAGGCAGCGGAACAAAAAACAGTTATCGTCGGTTTGGGTAAAACCGGATTGTCCTGTGCCCGTTATTTACATAGAAACGGACAGCCATTTTCTGTGGTGGACAGTCGCAGCTCGCCGCCGGGTGTGGCGCAGCTGACAGAAGAGCAACCCGGAGTTCAAATGCACTTGGGTGCATTCGATGAGCTTTGCTTTGAACACGCCTCACAGCTCATTGTGAGTCCGGGCGTGTCGATTAAGACTCCAGCCATAGTTGCAGCACAGGCGGACGGCGCCGAAATCATTGGCGACATTGAATTGTTTGCTCGTCATGTGAATTGCCCGGTGGTGGCCGTTACCGGTTCTAACGGTAAGAGTACGGTCACGGCATTGCTGGGAGAAATGGCGATAGCCGCGGGTTTGAATGCCAAGGTGGGCGGTAATATTGGTGTGCCGGCGTTGGATCTTTTGGAGAGCCCGGATACTGGCAAGGTGGTTGATGTTTATGTGTTAGAACTGTCCAGTTTTCAACTGGAAACCACGCAGAGCCTCAACGCGGTAGCAGCGGTGGTGCTGAACCTTAGTGCTGACCATATGGATCGCTATGTGGATCTGTCGGATTACGCTGCTGCGAAGCAACGTATATACCGGGGTGATGGTGTTATGGTGGTAAATGCCGATGATGCGGCGGTCATGGCTATGATGCAGAGTATTAGAGAAAAACAACCGCAGCGGCAGTTTCGGTGCTTTTCATTAAATACACCTTCGCAGTCACCACAGCAGCACCACTATGGGATTTTGGAGCAGGACGGTGAGTTCTATTTAGCCCGGGGTAAAGAACGGCTGTTGCCGGTAAGTCGTATGCGTATGCAAGGCAAACATAATTGGGCCAATGCTCTTGCTGCATTGGCGTTAGGTGAAGTCATGGGTTTGTCCATGGCCGTCATGCTGGAACAACTGACACAGTTTGCCGGCTTGCCTCACCGGACCCAATGGGTACGGGAAATCAATGGGGTGAACTTTTATAACGATTCCAAGGGTACAAATGTGGGCGCCACGATCTCTGCGATTATGGGTATGAGTGGTGGAAAAGTGTTGATCGCCGGGGGGCAGGGAAAAGGTGCCGATTTCTCCTCGCTAAAGGATGTCGTTCGCCAAAATGAAGTTAATGCGGTGGTGTTGTTAGGCTGTGATGCTCCATTGATAGAGGCAGCGTTGAGCGGCGTGGTTCCAGTGCGTCATGCCGGCAGTATGGAACAGGCTGTGGCGTTGGCATATGCCGAAGCACGCCCCGGAGATACGGTGCTGTTGTCACCGGCTTGTGCCAGCTTCGATATGTTTAACGGATTTGAGGACCGGGGTAACGCGTTTGTAACGGCAGTGGAGACGTTGTCGTGA
- the mraY gene encoding phospho-N-acetylmuramoyl-pentapeptide-transferase → MLLYLADYLSQYHSGFNVFQYITLRTILGVLTALVISFVVGPVMIRKLSQYQIGQPVRDDGPQSHFSKAGTPTMGGALIIVAVAISTLLWSDLSNRYVWIILGVTLMFGVVGWVDDYKKLVKNDPEGLRGKYKYFWQSVFGLAAAIVLYKTATTPAETTLIVPFVKDVAIPMGWFYVVFTYFVIVGTSNAVNMTDGLDGLAIMPTVMVCGALGLFAYLTGHIKFAEYLGIPYVIGAGEAAVFCGAIVGAGLGFLWFNTFPAQVFMGDVGALALGAAIGVVAVVVRQELVLVIMGGVFVVETVSVIMQVASFKLTGKRIFRMAPLHHHFELQGWPEPRVIVRFWIITVILVLIGLASLKIR, encoded by the coding sequence ATGTTACTTTATTTAGCAGATTATCTAAGTCAATATCACAGTGGGTTTAATGTTTTCCAGTACATTACCTTGAGAACCATACTGGGTGTGTTAACGGCTTTGGTGATCTCCTTTGTGGTTGGACCGGTAATGATTCGAAAGTTAAGTCAATATCAAATAGGTCAACCGGTACGGGATGATGGACCGCAGAGCCATTTTAGTAAAGCAGGTACGCCAACTATGGGGGGTGCGCTTATTATTGTGGCCGTGGCTATTAGTACCCTGCTGTGGAGCGATTTATCCAATCGTTACGTCTGGATCATTCTAGGTGTGACGCTGATGTTCGGTGTGGTGGGTTGGGTGGATGACTACAAAAAATTAGTTAAAAACGATCCGGAAGGATTGCGGGGGAAATATAAATATTTCTGGCAATCGGTGTTCGGTTTGGCGGCGGCTATTGTTTTATACAAAACTGCAACCACTCCGGCGGAAACGACGTTGATTGTGCCTTTCGTTAAGGATGTGGCGATTCCTATGGGATGGTTCTATGTGGTGTTTACATATTTTGTGATTGTGGGAACCAGTAATGCCGTGAATATGACCGATGGCTTGGACGGTTTGGCCATTATGCCTACTGTGATGGTGTGCGGTGCATTGGGCTTGTTTGCCTACCTTACCGGTCATATTAAATTTGCCGAATATTTGGGTATTCCCTACGTCATTGGTGCCGGTGAGGCAGCGGTTTTTTGTGGTGCTATTGTCGGCGCCGGTTTGGGGTTTCTTTGGTTTAACACTTTTCCCGCCCAGGTTTTTATGGGGGATGTGGGCGCGCTGGCGCTGGGTGCGGCTATTGGTGTTGTTGCGGTAGTTGTACGCCAAGAACTGGTGCTGGTCATCATGGGAGGGGTGTTTGTGGTGGAAACCGTGTCGGTCATTATGCAGGTGGCGTCTTTCAAGCTAACCGGTAAGCGAATTTTTAGAATGGCACCTTTACATCACCATTTTGAATTACAAGGTTGGCCGGAACCGCGGGTTATTGTGAGATTTTGGATTATTACCGTCATTCTGGTTTTGATCGGATTGGCAAGTTTGAAAATACGTTAA